A window of Hevea brasiliensis isolate MT/VB/25A 57/8 unplaced genomic scaffold, ASM3005281v1 Scaf62, whole genome shotgun sequence genomic DNA:
TGTACTTTCATTTCCTCATTTTTGCTATTGTTCTGGTAATTCATTTGTAATAATTTGtttttgttatggaaagtcaatcattatattatttctgtgtatattctgtataatgtattcctatttaggttttcttatttaggatttcttcctaattagtataacacaattataggaatcaattgtatataaatacccatgtacagattgaTTGAAATatatatgagaatcatctctttctacatggtatcagagcaggtcatctatctagggtgattatttgttctcaccacccaccaGAGAGACATTGGCCACGACCGCCGCTTCGACTCAATCAACATTGCCAGTgtcgcctcaatcccctcattccaccagcGTGTCTTTGTTGCGATCCaagacaccattaaaggacttcgagGTTTGGCTCTCGATCCTATTtcgatttgcttgatttgtgattttggattattttgttgtcacaagactttggattagcgtttggttagttttctttgtctcaacaaatggcggacaataagaatgttatttacgatgtgattccgatgatgactaagatcacggaacacaaacttaatggttcgaattatccGGAGTGGAGTAAGAtcatagggtctatttgcgtagcattgataaggatgatcaccttactaaagatccacctaccgatgatacacaacaaacttggctaagggaggatgctcggttgtttttgcaatgAACTCGATTCacggtgaggtaattagtttaattaatcaccgtggaatttgttaaggaattgatggattacttagattttctcagtatcgtaaagggaatatctccgtatttatgatgtttgtaaggcattctatggccgagaaagagaataagtctctcacggcttattttatggattttaagcgggtatatgaggaacttaatgtattgttgccttttagttacgatgtgaaagttcaaagagcccaacggagcaacagctgttatgagttttcttgtgcCTTCCTTCGAGTATGAGATCGCTAAATCTCGATTCTTTCGattcgagatttcctctttgcatgaaacattcacacgggtccttcagcagagagtacccaatcttcacaccgccaagagtgctcttattagccataatccaaatggacaacaggtaatagaagaggaagtagaggagaattacagcaaatgtaagtaatcagcgtaatggagaggctagttctaatcaggactcaagaggagtcatttgttattattgtcatgagcctggccatacaaaatataattgtccgcaacttcagaggaaaaatcagcgatcacaaatggcaaatatggcagcagaggattctacagtatcttcctctgagaaaactgttttggtatccgcagaggattttgcacagttttcccagtatcaggcatctctaaagcctaccagttcccctatcactgcgatcgctgagtcaagtaaatccactacatgccttgtgtcttcctcatccaaatgggttattgattctggtgcaacagatcacatgacaggtaattctagtcttctatctacttttcagtctaaacccacttcctctactgttactttagctgatggttctacttcttgtgttatgggttctggaactgcgaatccgacttcgtcaatttctttgtcatctgttttgtgtctaccaaatttctcttttaatctactttccgttagtaaacttactcgtaccttaaattgttctatttttTTCTGattagtgtttgtttcaggatcttacaacaaagcagattattggtagaggacgtgagtcaggtggtctctacattctggaaaatcatgtaccgcgatcgcttgtttgctccagtaccttaacacctcttgaagctcattgtagattgggtcatccttctttgtctaccatgaagaagttgtgtcctcagtttcagtctttatcagtactagaatgtgagtcgtgtcagtttgcaaaacatcatcgtttgccttctgtgtctagagtcaataaacgggcttcatccccttttgagttagtccattctgatgtttggggtccttgttctgttacttctaaaactggatttcgttattttgttacttttgttgatgattattctcgtgttacctggttatatttaatgaagaatcgttctgagttgttttctatcttttgtgccttttgtaatgaaatcaaaactcaatttaatatttctgtgcgcatattaataaTTGACAATTCTAAAGAatatttttaatcacaatttcactcttatatgacacaaaatggcattcttcatcgatCTTCTGTGTgcataccccatcccaaaatggcgtggcgaaagaaaaatcggcatcttcttgaggtaactcgtgctcttcttttggatgaaagttcctaaacacttttgggcggatgcggtTTCTATGGCatatttttgatcaatcgtatgccttcttctcgcccttaatggggatattccttatcttTGCTttgttcctacaaaatctttgtttcgttgaaccccgtatttttggttgtacttgttttgtacgtgatgttcgtccatgagttactaaattggatccaaagtctctcaaatgtgtcttccttgggtactccggatccaaaagggtaccgttgtttctctcctactcttaatcgttatcttgtttctgcagatgtcacatttttgagtccactccattttttctcaATCATCCGTGTATGAAAGTCggggaggaggatgatatcttcatatatactgtccaaccaatgtctagtcctctctcacagcctatttcttccgtctctagacctactcggcctcccgttgttcatgtttattccaagagattggagattcctgactcataTCCTCCACcacctacttcgttgggagatcctgcactcatcgatcatgattctgatctagacttacccattgctcttcgtaaaggtaaacgttcatgtacttactctatctcttcttttgtttcttataatcaattgtcttcttgttctcggtgttttgttacttctttagactctattcCCATCCCTAATATCACATTGGTGAGGCTTTGTCTCATCTTGGTGGTGTctttgctatgaaagaggaaatggaggctttagatgctaatggtatatGGGAATCTGCTGCCTTGCCcattggtaagaaagctattggttgcaaatgggtatttactgaAAGGTAAATCACGATGGTTACGTGGCtagattaaaagcacgccttgtagcaaaaggatatgctcggacatatggggttgattactcgacactttttctcctgtagctaaacttacattcgcttgtttatctctttagcagctacatatgattggcccctacaccaattggatatcaagaatgccttccttcatggtgatcttcaggaggaggtgtatatggagcaaccacctgggtttgttgctcagggggagttgggtaaagtttgtaggcttcagaagtctctttatggcttgaaacaaagtcctagggcctggtttgggagattcggtGAAGCAAgacagaatttggtatgcaaaagagtaagtgtgattacTCAAGATTTTATAAGCAACTGaggtggtctaattctcctggtagtctatgtggatgacattatcatcaccgggagtgactctgcagtatttcatctcttaaaaccttcctccaaaccagtttgcaccaaagacttgggattattaaagtatttttgggtattgaagttatgagaagtaagaagggtattttcttgtctcaaagaaaatatgtccttgatctattgacagagacagaaaattaggtgctaagccttgtagtgcaccaatgactccaaatttacaatcaAGTagcggggatagtgagttgtttaaagatccgagagatacaggagattggtaggaaaattgaactaccttatcaCACTCgtcgacattgcttatgccgttagtgtggtaagtcggtttatgtcttccccaaccgttgctcattgggaagccttgggacaaatcttgtgctatcaagggagctccaggaagaggtttgttatatggtaatcatgggcatttgaatgttgaatgtttttcgatgCCGACTGGCCGGATCTAAGattgataggaggtcaactctggatattgcgttttgttggaggaaatttggtgtctggaaaagcaagaagcgagtgtagtttctcgatctagtgctaatCCGAAtctgagccatggcacaatcgtatgtgaggtaatgtggatatttcaattactagatgagacaggttttaagaccccccctgcgaaattgtggtgtgataatcaagttgctctccatattgcttctaatccggtatttcatgagcggaccaaacatattgagattgattgtcactttgttcgtgaaaagattcaacaacagatcatctcaacaggacatatcaaaactggagagcagttaggagatattttcacaaaagctctgaatggagctaggattgactacatttgtaacaagttgggcatgattaacatctatgctccaacttgagggggagtgttatggaaagtcaatcattatattatttctgtgtatattctgtattctgtattcctatttaggatttcttatttaggatttcttcctaattagtataacacaattataggaatcaattgtatataaatactcatgtacagattaattgaaatatatatgagaatcatctctttctacagtttttatatgtttttattttttttttccctctgtcATGCGCTTGTTAGGTTGGGGGAAAGATTGGTGTCTTATGTGTGAACTTGAGAAACTTGTGATGATGTTAGGAGAATGTGGTGGCCCTCTATCTCCTAGTAGAATACTTTTGCAAATGCAGAATATTAATTGCCAGATTGGTGGTGGAAGTCAGGAAGATGTACATTGAGTTTTTAAGGTCTGCAAAAGATTACAAGCCCatgttttctttccttttccaCATTTAAGACTCTTTAGATGTTATTCCtactcttcaatttgtgcatattTATGAGCTCTCTATGTCCAGGCTTCTGGTTGCATCAATGCAGTCTATATGTTTGGAAGGACTAGGTGTTGAGGACAAGGTCAATCCCATATTGCAAGAAGCAACTTTTATACTACATGCTTTTGGTGGGCGTCTTAGGTCAAAGGTGTTGCTTGATTGCTTCTTTGGAACTCTGTCTTCAGTTATATTTGATTTTCActtttgtttttccaatttatttcCCCCCCAATTTCACTGACAATAGTCATGATTgagttttctttcttcttcttttaaatAGTTCAAATATCTGAGATGTCATCATGAGTCAGAACGATATGAAAATATGATGGATCTTACACTAGAGATATTTGGCTGGGTTGAGTCACTAGAAGATGCATTGACTCAGTTTACAACCCCTGAAGAATTGGATGGAGAAAACATGTATAGATGTGGAAGGTATGATAAACATTTTTGTCCTTTATTTATGTTGTTATTCACATCTGTGTTACAGTATTTTCAACTTTAGAGATTAAAATTTAAGCAACTTGATAATAAGGTGTACAACATTTGTCCGAGCTACAAAGCAATTGAGTATACACGAGGCACCAAATATTCTGACAATTGTTTTGAAGCGCTTCCAGGTAGCACTTGCATATTTGACTTTGACCAAACGAGGTCTTCTATGATATACTTTCTATTTCAGTCTGAATGCCATCTACCTGCTAAAGAACCTTGCTGCATGCATTTTCATGAACTTCTAACTCTTAGTTTTGAACATTGATTGGTTTTACGAGTTGATTTGTAATCATACAACTGACTGATACAAGGTGCTCCTAATCTCATTTGAGTTTTACATACAGTGAAAAGGAAAGAACTTAGCTTTGTAGGTAGCAACTTGCTGTTGTTTTGATCTGCACAAATTACAACTTGAGATGCAATTCTAATAACAAATGTGTTTATTTTAAACTCATCTCGGTTGATCTTAGACTTTATATAGTTCTTGGTATATGTACTTCTTAGTTTCTTTTTGGGTAGATAAGACTTAATGCTTCATTGTCAGACTTTTTTAGCGCTTTGATTATGGGAAAATAAACAAATGTATTACTTTTCCTGATATGCTGGATATGATCCCATTTATGACTGGAACAGAAGATATTCCTCCTCTTTACATGCTTTATGCTGTTGTGGTGCATTTGGATACATTGAATGCATCCTTTTCTGGGCATTATGTGGCATATGTAAAAGATCTGCAAGGCAACTGTTCAGGGTAGATGATGCAGAGGTAAATCTTTCTCGTCATTTCAGTTCTTTTTGATAGTTTGTTCTTAACATAACTGCTCAGCACACGTTGGTATCGTCTATACATTAGTTTAAAGCCTATGATGAAGTGAACTTTTGGTTTTACATATTG
This region includes:
- the LOC131177601 gene encoding ubiquitin carboxyl-terminal hydrolase 15-like is translated as MYIEFLRLLVASMQSICLEGLGVEDKVNPILQEATFILHAFGGRLRSKFKYLRCHHESERYENMMDLTLEIFGWVESLEDALTQFTTPEELDGENMCTTFVRATKQLSIHEAPNILTIVLKRFQVALAYLTLTKRGLL